The Mycobacterium avium subsp. avium genomic sequence CGCCGCCGTGAGCCTCGACCGCAGGAATGACGGCGGCGTCGCGACGTCGCAATGCGCTATCTTCAGCCGGTGACCAGACCTGCTCGCATGAGCACCCTCGCGGCGGCGCTGGCGCTGACGGCGTGCTTGACCGCGCCCGGCGCCACCGCCGACCCGACGCCCCAACAGTCGCCCTTCCCGACCGGAAAGTCCGGCACCACCATCCACGTCACGGAGTACAGCACCGCGACGGCCGACGTCACGCTCAACAACGCGACCTGGGTCTCGTCCGGCTGCCCGGGCGGCGGCGGGTGCAACGTCATCGAACTCACCATCGCCGGCAAATCCGACAAGCCGTTCACCTACAGCCAGGCCTCGATCACCGCCGCCTCCACCCCGTGGCGCCAAGACCCCTACCGCGACATCCAGGGCGGCTCGTCGCTGGCCGACTACCAGCAGCTCAACAAGACGCCGCCGCTGCGCGTGGGCAGCGTCACCAACGGTCAAACCGCCCACGGCTTCATCGCCTACGACGGCGCCATCCGCCAGGGCGATGTCTACATCGAGTTCAACGACCCCGACGCGCCGGCCGCCCCCACCCCGCTGGCCGGCTGGAAAGTCCACACCTGAGGCGCGTTCAGCTCTGCACCAGATCGGACATGGGCTCCGCGTCGGTCAGCCAGTGCCGTCCGGTCCGGCGGGCCGCCTCCCACTTGGGAATGCTCACCGCATCGTCCTGGCCCAGGTCCGCGGGAACCGGGCCGATGCGCGCGGCCAGCGGGGCCAGCGCGCCCAGGTCGAAGTTGTACAGCTCGGCGGCGGCCAAGCCCAGCATCTGGCGGGTCTCCTCGACGGGAATGTCCCAGAACGAGCGCCGCAGCCAGTCGCGGGTGTGCGGCCAGGTTCCTTCCGGGTGCGGAAAGTCGTTGCCCCACAAGATGTTCGACACGCCGATCTCGTAGCGCCGGGCCAGCTCCCTGCGCTCGGTGGTGGTGGCGCCGATGAAACAGTTCCGGTCGAAGTACGCCGAGGGCGGCATGGTCAGGTCGCCCTCCATCAGATGGCTCATCTTCTTGGCCGAATGCTCACGCAGATACCGGGTGTCCATCAGCCACAGCAGATCGTTGGCCCAGAACGCGCCGCACTCCGTCACCCCCCAGCGCAGGCCCGGGAAACGCTCGAACACGCCCGACCACAACGCGAACCACAGCGGCCGCGCCCCCCACCACCGCACCTCGGTGACATAGATGCCCAAATGGCCCCCGTACTCCTCCTGCGGCGCGGGACCGGAATGGGTGTGCACCGGCATCTGCAGGTCCTGGCAGGCGGCCCAGACCTTGTCGTAGCGACGGTCGTGATACGGCGGGTAGCCGACCCAGCGCGCCGGGATCAGGATCCCGCCCCGCAACCCCGACTCGGCCGCGCGGGTGATCTCGGCGACCGCCGCGTCCACGTCGGCCAGGATCGGCACCACCGCGACCCCGGCCCGCCGCTCGGGACTGTGGCTGCACAGCTCGGCCAGCCAGCGGTTGTGCGCCCGCGCCCCGGCCATCGCCCGGCCCGGGTCGAGGTCGCCCGACTGGCCCAGGCCGGCCCCGAACGGGGCGCCGGCCACCCCGGTCACCGCGTCGGCGTCGGGAAAGATGACCTCGCCGACCACCCCGTCGCCGTCAAGTTCCTTGTCCCGCAACGCCACATCCCACCCGCCGGCGATGCCCTCGCCGTGCTCGGAGAACCACTCCTGCGCGAACTCCTCGTCGATGAACCCGCCGGCCTGCGCCGCGGCCGTCTTCTCCGCCAGATACGTCTCGAAGTCCTCCCGGTATTCGGGGTCGACGTATTCGCGGTAGCGCTCGGTCGGCAGCTCGGCGTGGGTGTCCGCGGAGATGATGATGTAGGGGTCCACGTCGGTCATGGCGGTCCTTTCGCTTACCAGGTGCGGATGGGGTCGGGCTCGAAGACGGTGCTGCTCGCGTCGGCGGGCACGGCGGCCAGCGGCTCGGCGACCTCGGCCACGCTCGGGCCGATCCGGTCCACCAGCGGCGCCAGCGCGTCGAGGTCGAAGCCGTACACCCTCGCCGCGTTCCCGCCCACCATGGCGGCCACCTCGTCGGGCGGAACGTCACTGAAGGTGTGCCGCAACGCTTCTCGCGTGTAGGGGGCGGTCCCCTCGTAGTGCGGGTAGTCGCTGCCCCACATGATCTTCTCGACACCGATTCCGTGCCGCTCGGCGCACTCGACCGGGCGCATGAAACTCGCGCCGACGTAACGCTGGCGGGCCCAGTACTGGCTCGGCTTGAGCGAAAGCGAACCGGCGGTGGGACCGGCGAACCGGGCGATCGCCGAGTTCGCTCGCGCGTAGCGGGCCGCGGCCACGTCCAGCGAGGCCAGCGTCGCCGGTATCCACCCGGCGCCCTGCTCGGTGAACACCACGGTGAGGTCGGGATGGCGGTCCAGGGCGCCGCTGAAGATCAAGTGCCACAACGCCCGATGCGCCCACCAGTGCGTCTCGTACACCCAGACGGCGAACGAGCTGCCCCACCCGTCGGTCGGGCTCGGCCCGGCGTTGCCGCCATGGTGGTTGACCACCACCCCGGCCTCCGCGCACGCCGCCCACAGCGGCTCCCAGTGCTCGGCGTACAGCGGCGGGATGCCGGTGCCGGGGGCGATCCCGGGCAGCAACACCCCGCCGCGCAGGCCGAGTTTGGCGATCTGCGCCACCTCGGCGACGGCTTCGTCCAAGTCCCCCAGCAGGATCTGCCCCACCCCGGCGCGCCGCTCGGGTGACAGCGAACAGAAGTCGGCCAGCCAGCGGTTGTGGGCGCGCAGCCCGGCCCAGCGCAGCTCGAGCTCCCGGGCCGTCTCCGGCGGCGGGGCGGCCAGGCTGGCGTGCGGAAAGAACGGCGGCACGGTGTTGGAGTAAATCACCTCTCCCGCAATGCCTTCGGTGTCCAGCTCACAGTTGCGCCGCGCGCTGTTCCAGTTGCGCTCGGCGTCGGGCTCGCTCAGGTCGCCGAACGGGTTCACGTAAGTCTTTGCCCAACCGTCGAATTCGTCACGGTACTGCGGATCCAGGTAGTCGCGGTAGTCGAGCAGGTCCGCGCCGGCGTGGCAGTCGGCCGAGATGACGGTGTAGCGGTCCATGCGCTACGCCCGCGCCGGTTCGGGCCGCGGGGCGGCCAGCAGGGCCACGTCGTCGTAGCGCTGGTGCACATACGGCAGCAGCCACTCCTGCGGCACCCGCGCCGCGATCCGCCCCACCTGCACGGTGCGCCGCCGGCACCAGGTGATCGACGTGACCTGACGAATCACGATGTCGGCCACCGGATCCAGCGGCGACTCCCCCAGCTCGAGGGTGCCGTCGATGTTCTCCAGCAGCTCGTAGTGCCGGTGGTATTCACCGTAGACCAGGTGGGGGTCGGTGATGCCGCTGCCGTCGGGCGCGCGCAGGAACTTGAAGTAGAACTCGGTGTTCATCTGGTCGGGCGGCAACTCCGCCGGGCCACTGACCTGCCCGCTCAGCCGGATCAGCCGGTAGCCCAGCCGGTCCACGCCGGCGGTGACGCGGTCGCCGTCGCGCTCCACCGTGATCTGCGCGAGTTTCTTTGGCTCGCCGAAGGTTTCGCGGCCGCCGGTGACGGACTGTTCGGTGGACTGGGGCATGAACAGCGGATAGTCGCCGTGCCGGTCACCGTGCCGGGCGGTCACCGAGAACACCGCCGACCCGAACGGCGCCATCCCCTCGATGCGGACCCGCTGCAGCTGGATGCGCACCAGCGGTTCGTCGGCCGGCTGCAGCGGCTTGGGCAGCACCGCCGCGACGATGTCCGGCTCCGTGAGGTAGGTGACCGTCACCGCCTCGGTGGCAATCGGCGCCTTGGTGGCATCGATCTCGTGGTCGACCTGGGCCTCGGGCGGACGGGGCCCGTAGCGAATGACGTTGCTGCTCACTGGTTTTCTCCTTGCGTTTCGGAGTTTCCGCCGGCGCTGCGGCCGAGAACGTCGACCAGGTAGTCCGGGGCGCCGCGGGAAAGGATCGATGCCGCCTTGCGGCGCACGACGTCGTCGGACGGCGCGGGCGGGCCCATCATCCAGAACCGGTCCGCCGCAATGCCGTCCACCACCAGGTCGGCCACCGTCTCCAGCGGGGTGAACTCGACGCGGGCGCCGGCGGCCTCGAACCGGGCCACCACCTTGTCCAGCGTCTGCTCGGGCGTGCGGCGTTGCTGCGTCGGGGCGTAGCGCGGCGGTCGATGCCGCCACGACTCCCAGATGCCGGTGTTCAAAAACCCGCCCGGGAACAGCACGTGCGCACGCACCCGCGTCCCGGTCATCTCCAGGTGCGTGTACAGGCTCTCGGTCACGCACAGCACGGCCGCCTTGGTCATCGGGTAGACCGCGGTGGCCGGTCCGCCCATGGCGCCCCGCGCGATCGGCGCGAATCCGCCGTTGCCCGAGCAGGTGTTGACCACGTGCCCCTCGCCCCGCTCGAGCAGGATCGGCACGAACGCCTTGAGGCCGTGGATGACGCCCAGCACGTTGACGTCGATCCCCCAGCGCCAGTCGGCCAGGTCGTGCTCCCACAGATAGCCCTCGGACACCGCGCCGGTACCGGCGTTGTTGCACACCACGTCCACCGCGCCGAAGCGGCGCAACGCCTCCTTGGCCAGCGCCTCAACCGAGGAGTAGTCGGTGACGTCGGTGACCACGCCGGCCGCCTCGATGCCCTCGTCGGCCAGCGCCCGCGTCGCCTCCTGCAGCGGGTCGGCGAGCACGTCGGCCAGCACCACCTTCATGCCCTCGTGGCCGAGACGACGGCCGAGGGCCCGGCCGATGCCTCCGGCGCCGCCGGTGATCACCGCCACCTTGCCCTGCAGGTCCGTCATGGTGTGGCTATCGTCACACGGTCGCACTGAGCACCACAACCGTTCGCATTATGCGACCATTGCGGGCATGGCCGCGCGTCCCTCGCCGCAAACCGAGCGGGTGGTGAACCTGTTCGAGCTGCTGGCGGCCGACGGCAGCGCGGGGATCACCCTGGCCGAGGCGTCCCGGCGGTTGCACGTGCACAAGGCCAGTTGCCACTCGATGCTGTCCGAACTGCTGCGGGGCGGCTGGCTACTGCGCGACCCGGTGCGCAAGACCTACCACCTGGGCCCGGCCCTAGTGCGGCTCGGCCGCGAGGCCGCCGCCCGCTACCCGGCCCTGGTGCTGGCCCGCTCGGTGATGGACGAGCTGGCGGCGGCGACGGGCGCGCACTGCGTGGCGTTCTCGGTGAGCGAGGACTACTCCACCGTTGTCGATCAGGTCCGCAGCCGCCGCGGCGGCGGGCACCCGATGCCGATCGGCACCCAGTTCCCGCACCGCCCGCCGTACCGGGCGTCGACCGTTGCCTGGGCGGGAACCGAGGACCGGGAGCGCTGGCTGGCCGCCCTGCCCGACGAGGTGCGCGACCGCTACCGCGAGGCCATCGCCGCCGCCCGGCAGCGCGGCTACGCGGTGGGCCTGCACCTGCTGCCCGACCTGCGGCTGCAGGAACTGGCGCTGCTGGTGCGCAGCGCCGAGGTGCGATCCACCCGGCTGAGCCAGCTGGCGCAGGCGCTGACCGACGAGCTCATCCACCAGGAGGAGTGGTTCCCGATCAGCCTGGCCCCCGACCGCAGCTACGAGGTGAGCCACATCGACTCCCCGATCCTGGGGCCGGGCCCGAGCATCGCGTTGATGCTCAGCCTGGTGCCCAGCGCCGAGCCGATGAGCGGCGCGGCGGTCACCCGGCTGGGCACCCAGCTGGCCGCCGCGACCCGCCGACTGAGCGAAGCCCTGGCCGACGAGTCCGGTTAACCGCGTTGCGGCGCCAGCCGCTTGAGCGCCAGCCCGCCTTCGAAGGGCCGGTAGCCGAACGCGGCCGGGGCGCGATAGCCGGTGTCCGGCACCGGGGTGCGCACCTCCTCGACCGTGGGCCCGATCTTGGCGGCCACCGGAATCAGCTTGTCGAGGTCGAAACGGTAGAGCCGAGCGGCGTTGCCGCCCAAGATCTTTCGGCAGGCATCCTCGGGCCGGTCGTGCAGCGCCCAGCGGATGGCCAACTTCGAGTGCGGCGCAAAGCCTTCCTCGTGCGGATAGTCACTGCCCCACATGATGTGATCGGGCCCCATGAAGTCGATCATCGCGCCGTCGTAGGGCATCAGCTCGCTGGCCAGATAGCAGTTGCGCTGGACGTATTCGCTGGGCGTCAGGGTCAGCGCGTCGACCGACGAGCCGCCGAACATCCCGTAGGTGCGGTTGTGCGCATCGGATTTCATGGTGGGCACCATGGCGTCGAGGACGCCGAGTTGTGCCGGCACCCACAGGGTTCCCTGCTCGGTCGGCACGAACCGCAGCGTCGGATACCGTTCGAACACGCCGGCCAGGATCAGGTGGCCGAGGGTCCGCTGGGCCCACAGGGCCATCTCGGTGATCAACACGGCATTGGACGCCGGCTGGTCCATCGGCATCTCCGGGCTGCCGGCCCCCGCGTGCTGCACCACGGTGAAGTCCAGTTCGGCACACAGCGCCCACAGCGGTTCGTAGCGGGTGTGGAAAAGCGGGGCCACCTGCGAATCGCCGGGCGAGACGGGCGGAATCAGCACACCGCCGAAGCAGTCCTGCCGCGCGCCCCAACGGATTTCCTCCATCGCCAACTCGACGTCGTTGGGGAAGATCTGGATCAGCCCGCGGCGCCGGTCGGGAGCCAGCGAACAGAAATCGACCTGCCACCGGTTGTGCGCCTGCACACCGGCCCAACGCTTTTCGAACTCCGCGCGAGTGCGGGGCAGGCTGATGGTGATGTTCGGCGTGGTCGGGAAGAACGGCGGAACGGTGTTGGGCAGCAACACCTCTGCGGCCACCCCGTCGGCGTCCATCTCGCCGATCCGCAGCTCGTGGTCCCAGTTCCGGTTGGCGGTGGCGACGATCAGGTCGTCGAACGGGCTGGCGTACGCCTTGGCCCAGGCGTCGAACTCGTCGTGCAGCCGCGCCGGCAGATACGGTTTGTAGCCGTAGAGATCCGCCCCGGCGTGAGTGTCCGTCGAGATGACGATGTAACGGTCCAGCGTGTCCCAGGTTGTAGCCATCGCGCCCTCCATGAATCAGGTCGAGTATAGGGAGAAGCCCCGGTGATACCAGCGTGTTCCGTTCCGCTGGGTGGGAGCAAGATGTTCGCGTGAGTTGGACGCGGTACGAGACCCGGGCCCTGGCGGACACCAGCCTTCGCGGCGACGCGCTGCACGCCGCCCTCGAGGACTACATCCGCGTGCAGAATCCACAGCTGACCGACGTCCGGCTGGAGCGGGCAACCGCGACCGGGGCCTCCGGCGGCCCGCCGGGCAGCCGCTGGTATCAGGTCACCTACCTGGCCGAAGACCCCGAACGCGGCGTGTAGCCGCCGGCCGATTCCGCCGCGCGCGCCCCGGCGTCGGCGCTACATTGCTGTCCTGGACACAAAGGAGCTTGGCGTGCGGTCACTCATCGCCGTCGTCGTCGCGGTCGGCTGCCCGGCCGCGGCGCTGTGGGCGCCCCAAACCGCCTGGGCCGACGACGACTTCGTCGCCCTGGCGGTGTCGGTGGGCAGCGGACGCGCCGCCGGCTGGGCCACCGCGAACAGTCAGGACCAGGCGAACCAACTCGCCCTTGCGCACTGCACCGCCGAGGCCGGCGACGCCTGCGAAGTGGTCGCGGGCGCCCGCAACGGCTGCGCGTCGGTGGCCTTCGACCGCGGCTCCGGGCGGTTCCGGGGCGGCTCGGGCCCCGATGCGGCCAGCGCCGACTCCGACGCCCTGGCCAAGCTGGGCGCGCCGAACGGGCGGATCAAAGCCACGCATTGCTCGTCGTGACCGCGAGCCGGCGTGCGCCGCGGCGACGGCACCCAGAATTCGTCTATCGTTTCAATAAGTCGTCTTGATTCGGCCCACCGCACCCAGGGGAGGCCATGACTCACACCAAGGCCGGTCGTGCCGCGTGGCCGGCCGCCTGCGCGGTCGTCCTGTCCGCCGCCGCGCTGTTGTGCGCGGCACCGGCCGCCGCGGACGAAGCCGATGACGCGTTCCTCGCCGGCCTGGCCAAGGGCGGGATCACCATGTTCGACGACGACGACGCGATCGCCATGGGCCACAGCGTGTGCTCGAGCATCGACGCCAACCCCAACGTGTCGATGCTGGCGCTGCGGCTGACCAAGCAAACCCCGTTGACGCCGAAGCAATCCGGCTACTTCATCGGTCTTTCGGTCGCCAGCTACTGCCCGCAGTACAAGGACGACGTCGACCCCTCGCTGGGCTGGCTGATCCCGCCGCCGCTGATGTGAGGTTGCCGGCCGGCATCGGCGTTCTGGTAGGCCTGGGTAAGCCAGTACACCGTGCGCTCGATGCCGGGCACGATCTCGGTGACCTCGATCTCGCCCTGGGCGAAGCGGGTCAGAAACCCGAAGACCACACCGGTGAGGATGAGCTCCAGATCGTTGACGAATCCCGGATCAGCCTGGGCCAGAACGCTTTTCGCGACGGGAACGACGGCCTCGACACCGCGCTGGATCAGGCGTTTACCGCCGGGCCCCGAGCGCGCCTGAAAGTAGGAGCGCAGCATCAACGGATGCCGCTCCCACGGCTCGAAGATGGTGCGCATCACGTGCATGAGGTCGGAATACATCGATTTGCCGGGCAGCTCGTCGATCAGCGACGGCAACCGCGCATACCGGTTGGCGTCCATCCACCCCTCCAGGGCCGCCACGATGAGCTCGTCGCGGGTGCGATAGCGCTTGTAGATGGTGGCCATCGAGACGCGGGCCCGCCGGGCCACCTCGCGCAGCTGCACGGCCTCGTAGCCCCCGGTATCGAGCATGTCGACCACGATGCCCAGAATCGGATCCCCGGAAACGATCGGGGCGTCGGGCCCTTTTGCCGTCACGGTAACCATGTTACTGTGCGCGGGTGAGTAACCACGTTACTCGCCCCTGAACTGGGCCGCCGGACAAGAAACGAGGACGCCCGCCGTGGGTTCACTAGATGGCAAAGTCGCCTTCATCACGGGAGCAGCGCGCGGCCAGGGCCGCAGCCACGCGGTACGGCTCGCGCGTGAGGGCGCCAACATCATCGGCATCGACATCTGCGCGGACATCGCCGCCAACGGTTATCCGATGGCCTCCCGCGCGGAGCTCGACCAGACCGTCGCGCTGGTCGAGGAGGCCGGCGGCAAGATGCTCGGCACGGTGGCCGACGTGCGCGACTTCGGCCAGGTCAAGGCCGCGCTGGACGCCGGTGTGGAGCAATTCGGGCGGCTGGACATCGTGCTGGCCAATGCCGGCATCGCGCCGTTGGCCTTCCGGCAAGTTGAGCATCGAGGAGGAACTGGCCCAGTGGCGGGCGGTCACCGGCGTCAACCTGGACGGCGCCTATCACACGGCGTGGGCGGCCATTCCGCATCTGCTGGCCGGTAACCGCGGCGGGGTGATCATCTTCACCAGTTCGACCGCCGGCATCAAGGGCTTCGGCGGCCTGCAGGGCGGCGGCCTGGGCTATGCGGCCTCCAAGCACGGCATCGTGGGGCTGATGCGCACCCTGGCCAATGCGCTTGCGCCGCTGAACATTCGGGTGAACACGGTGCACCCGACCGCGGTCAACACGATGATGGCCACCAACGACGACATGACCGAATTCCTTGAGAAGAATCCCGGCGCCGGCCCGCACCTGCAGAACCCGATGCCGGTCGGCATGCTCGAGCCCGAAGACGTCAG encodes the following:
- a CDS encoding amidohydrolase family protein, translated to MTDVDPYIIISADTHAELPTERYREYVDPEYREDFETYLAEKTAAAQAGGFIDEEFAQEWFSEHGEGIAGGWDVALRDKELDGDGVVGEVIFPDADAVTGVAGAPFGAGLGQSGDLDPGRAMAGARAHNRWLAELCSHSPERRAGVAVVPILADVDAAVAEITRAAESGLRGGILIPARWVGYPPYHDRRYDKVWAACQDLQMPVHTHSGPAPQEEYGGHLGIYVTEVRWWGARPLWFALWSGVFERFPGLRWGVTECGAFWANDLLWLMDTRYLREHSAKKMSHLMEGDLTMPPSAYFDRNCFIGATTTERRELARRYEIGVSNILWGNDFPHPEGTWPHTRDWLRRSFWDIPVEETRQMLGLAAAELYNFDLGALAPLAARIGPVPADLGQDDAVSIPKWEAARRTGRHWLTDAEPMSDLVQS
- a CDS encoding amidohydrolase family protein, with protein sequence MDRYTVISADCHAGADLLDYRDYLDPQYRDEFDGWAKTYVNPFGDLSEPDAERNWNSARRNCELDTEGIAGEVIYSNTVPPFFPHASLAAPPPETARELELRWAGLRAHNRWLADFCSLSPERRAGVGQILLGDLDEAVAEVAQIAKLGLRGGVLLPGIAPGTGIPPLYAEHWEPLWAACAEAGVVVNHHGGNAGPSPTDGWGSSFAVWVYETHWWAHRALWHLIFSGALDRHPDLTVVFTEQGAGWIPATLASLDVAAARYARANSAIARFAGPTAGSLSLKPSQYWARQRYVGASFMRPVECAERHGIGVEKIMWGSDYPHYEGTAPYTREALRHTFSDVPPDEVAAMVGGNAARVYGFDLDALAPLVDRIGPSVAEVAEPLAAVPADASSTVFEPDPIRTW
- a CDS encoding acetoacetate decarboxylase family protein — protein: MSSNVIRYGPRPPEAQVDHEIDATKAPIATEAVTVTYLTEPDIVAAVLPKPLQPADEPLVRIQLQRVRIEGMAPFGSAVFSVTARHGDRHGDYPLFMPQSTEQSVTGGRETFGEPKKLAQITVERDGDRVTAGVDRLGYRLIRLSGQVSGPAELPPDQMNTEFYFKFLRAPDGSGITDPHLVYGEYHRHYELLENIDGTLELGESPLDPVADIVIRQVTSITWCRRRTVQVGRIAARVPQEWLLPYVHQRYDDVALLAAPRPEPARA
- a CDS encoding SDR family oxidoreductase — protein: MTDLQGKVAVITGGAGGIGRALGRRLGHEGMKVVLADVLADPLQEATRALADEGIEAAGVVTDVTDYSSVEALAKEALRRFGAVDVVCNNAGTGAVSEGYLWEHDLADWRWGIDVNVLGVIHGLKAFVPILLERGEGHVVNTCSGNGGFAPIARGAMGGPATAVYPMTKAAVLCVTESLYTHLEMTGTRVRAHVLFPGGFLNTGIWESWRHRPPRYAPTQQRRTPEQTLDKVVARFEAAGARVEFTPLETVADLVVDGIAADRFWMMGPPAPSDDVVRRKAASILSRGAPDYLVDVLGRSAGGNSETQGENQ
- a CDS encoding IclR family transcriptional regulator; translated protein: MAARPSPQTERVVNLFELLAADGSAGITLAEASRRLHVHKASCHSMLSELLRGGWLLRDPVRKTYHLGPALVRLGREAAARYPALVLARSVMDELAAATGAHCVAFSVSEDYSTVVDQVRSRRGGGHPMPIGTQFPHRPPYRASTVAWAGTEDRERWLAALPDEVRDRYREAIAAARQRGYAVGLHLLPDLRLQELALLVRSAEVRSTRLSQLAQALTDELIHQEEWFPISLAPDRSYEVSHIDSPILGPGPSIALMLSLVPSAEPMSGAAVTRLGTQLAAATRRLSEALADESG
- a CDS encoding amidohydrolase family protein; its protein translation is MEGAMATTWDTLDRYIVISTDTHAGADLYGYKPYLPARLHDEFDAWAKAYASPFDDLIVATANRNWDHELRIGEMDADGVAAEVLLPNTVPPFFPTTPNITISLPRTRAEFEKRWAGVQAHNRWQVDFCSLAPDRRRGLIQIFPNDVELAMEEIRWGARQDCFGGVLIPPVSPGDSQVAPLFHTRYEPLWALCAELDFTVVQHAGAGSPEMPMDQPASNAVLITEMALWAQRTLGHLILAGVFERYPTLRFVPTEQGTLWVPAQLGVLDAMVPTMKSDAHNRTYGMFGGSSVDALTLTPSEYVQRNCYLASELMPYDGAMIDFMGPDHIMWGSDYPHEEGFAPHSKLAIRWALHDRPEDACRKILGGNAARLYRFDLDKLIPVAAKIGPTVEEVRTPVPDTGYRAPAAFGYRPFEGGLALKRLAPQRG
- a CDS encoding DUF4189 domain-containing protein — its product is MRSLIAVVVAVGCPAAALWAPQTAWADDDFVALAVSVGSGRAAGWATANSQDQANQLALAHCTAEAGDACEVVAGARNGCASVAFDRGSGRFRGGSGPDAASADSDALAKLGAPNGRIKATHCSS
- a CDS encoding DUF732 domain-containing protein codes for the protein MTHTKAGRAAWPAACAVVLSAAALLCAAPAAADEADDAFLAGLAKGGITMFDDDDAIAMGHSVCSSIDANPNVSMLALRLTKQTPLTPKQSGYFIGLSVASYCPQYKDDVDPSLGWLIPPPLM
- a CDS encoding TetR/AcrR family transcriptional regulator: MVTVTAKGPDAPIVSGDPILGIVVDMLDTGGYEAVQLREVARRARVSMATIYKRYRTRDELIVAALEGWMDANRYARLPSLIDELPGKSMYSDLMHVMRTIFEPWERHPLMLRSYFQARSGPGGKRLIQRGVEAVVPVAKSVLAQADPGFVNDLELILTGVVFGFLTRFAQGEIEVTEIVPGIERTVYWLTQAYQNADAGRQPHISGGGISQPSEGSTSSLYCGQ